ttcaaggccaacctggtcattatagcaagttccaggtcagccagaaatACAGTGACActgtccaaaaataaataaatagaaaataaaggatTTGGGGCCAACGGCAGTCTGGATAAAATGGGGATGTCGTGACTTCTGAGCAGTGACGGGGAGAGCAACACCTCAGAGTACCAGCACCAAAGGCAGAAAGGCAGGCTCCAGTTCTGCCTGCTCTGCACAGACCTGGGGGAAGACGAGCACGTCTGACCCGGGCACCGGTGTCTTGTGCTGTGACCCACTTTGCTCCTGCGAGCACTCAGagcacacaggtgtgtgccaaGTGAGCCCCCCATCCCCCAGGCTCTTCTCAGGGAAACCTGGCCCAGAGTCAAGAGCAGAGGTCCCTGCAAGGCAGGGCACAGGCTCTCATAAGAGTCTCATTCCATACAGAGGTCTCACCCAACCCAGCTTACTTGGATCCATCTCTACCAAGGTTTTCCATTCTTCCATCTTGTGAAGGTCAAGGCAGTAGAGGTCACTAAGGGTCACCTGGCGATCACCAGCTTCAAACATGCCACCATAGACATAGAGCAGTCCATGCTTGACGGCCAGCATGGCATTTGAACGCGGACATGGCTCCTGCCCAGTGCTGCTGGCCTCCAGAGCACTGTCTTCAGCCTTAGGTGGGGGTCGCACCGGCAGCCCAGAGGGAGCAAGCACTTGTTTGATGGTGATCACTGTCCCATCTTCAGCCACCACCTCCTTTATCACCTCCAGTGGCTCAGGGGCACCAGtccccccactctcctcttcAGTGGCACCTTCATGGTCCTCTACTTTGCCCCGCCTCCGTTTCTTCTTCTCCGACTTGGGGCCCTGTTAACACAACTCAAGCTGCACAGCAGGGCAGTGAGAGCCCTCCCTCTACCACGCCAGTCAACATGCCATCTAACATGCTACCCCGGAAGAGGTGTGGAGCAGCGCAGGCGTGAGCAGACATTCCAGGTAGCCAGGACGGCAGCGAGGAACGGCCTCCTAGCCTTCACTGTAATGAGGGACAGACATTCCTGAGTCCCACACTGGGAAGCACCCAGGTGAGATCAGGCCTGGCTAAAATGCAGACAAAGGTGTCTGAGGCTCTTCTTGGGAAATCCGACCCATTCACACAGTCACTCACAGAAGGGATGCAGATCACTCCCAGCCAACAACAGGGCTGGATGACAGGAGGGTCAGAACTCCACTCTGACCCTCAAGACCGTGCAGGGCCCTCCGTCACCAGCACTGAGGTACCCTCCTACTGGGTTCCCTGCAGGAGGACATGTACTCTGTCTCCCTGGCCACTCTGTAGTAGCCTCTGTCATCTGGCAGAACACTATGCTCACAAGATGGCATTGACTGAGCTACATTCAAATATTCCAGCtatgtcgggcagtggtggcgcacgcctttaatcccagctctcgggaggcagaggcaggcggatctctgagttcgaggccagcctggtctacaagagctagttccaggacaggctctagaaactacagggaaaccctgtctcgaaaaaccaaaaaaaaaaaaaaaaaaaaaaaaaaacaaaaaacaaatattccagcTATGACTACCTCCAGCCAACCTGGACCTGCTCCCTGTTCTAGACACAAGACCCACTCCATCCTGAGGCTGCAGTGGGCGTCTCATACAGAACAGCCCCTGAAGGACATCTTGGAGCCCGAGGACCAAGTAATCTGAAAATATAAGGCTAACCTATACATGGGCTCAATGCTCTTGGCAATGTCGGAGACCCTGAGTGGCCATGCCTGGTATAGCTTCTCAGAGCAGGGGCCCACATGTGCAAGGTTTTCTATCATATCGTATCTCTGTGTATCATAGACCCTTCCACGAGGCTGAGCCCACAGCAGGTACTAGTGCTCACATAGTTTGAGCACTCAGAGCAGTTTCTTTGTGCAGATGCCAGGGCAACCTGAGACGATCACCTGCTAGTCTGTCTGCTCCAGCACTGACAAGGACAACAGAAAGGGGTATGGAAACAGAGCTGAGCTCAAGCAACAACAGACATTAACTGACACAGAGAACCTGACATGATCAACATCTCAGCTCTGCCAAGGAGTGGTAGGTGACATAAAGAAGGGACAGGGACCACAAGCCTAGTCACCCAGTACCCACACAGAAGAGTACATGGGCCTTAAAAGGAAGCAACAAGACTCGAGAGTGtgtaggagacagacagacaatatgGAAGACTCTCAGGAGCCGAGGCTACTTTTAGCTGTGCTGTGAACCAGCGACTCCTGGCAGGATCGTAGATATGTAAGTCACTAAAGAATGAGCCCTCcaggctctcctcctcctcctcatcacaCACGCCCCCGAAGACCAGTATCTGATGATTTGGAGCCAGGGCCACAGAAAAGCCAGACCTTGGAGTAGGCTTGACCCCTGAAGGGTTAATCCGGGTCCAAGTCCATTTGCCTgtcaaagaaaacagaggaaagggTAATAGGAAACACTAACAGACAGCAAGGACACACTGAGAGCCTTGGGCACCGGGATGAGGATAATTGAGAGCGTTTGAAATTATTTAGGCATAGAAACTCACTTTGTCCCCCTTGTAGGAAGAGGGGACGCCAGTCAACCATCCTCATGGTGCATCCTtctccaagctcagctgtgtgaCACTGCCTATGCCCCAACTTCACCTTCTAAGGGATCCTGGAACCAAcagttgaaaggcagagagacagatgtgGAGATGCCATCTTGCTAGAGGAGGTACATGGGCTAAAATATACCTCACTGGGGTCCTAAACCAGCTCACCCAGCCCTGGACTACACCACCTCTCATTGGGGACAGCTGAGCTCAGCTTTCCCAACAGGTGTCAAATTCTTCCGACACATGGAAAATGTCTTCTCGTTACTTCTGTAAGAACTGAGATTGTCCCTCACTAAACATTAAAAAAGTGCTGGTGACCATGCACTGGTGGTGGCTGATGAGGTCCACAGTGCAGGTAGGACTCTGGGTCTACCCACTAGTGGTCCCCAGTCAACCCATCACAGCAGCAGGTGCTGTGGGGAGGGACTAGAGCCGAAAACACTAACATGGAGTTAGCGAGGCCCACTATCTCACACAGAGGGAGCGCTGCTCATAACACAGGACTCCCTTTTCATGGGGCTACTTGCTGTGCCCAAGGGACAGCACCACACTGTCCAGCCTCCAGGTTCAAGCTTCACAGGTCCCCAATCCTAGGTTCCTGCCAGCAGTGGCAAACGACTACATTTGAGCACACAGAACTACATATTATAGTAATGTCTGTGTGCTCTTGAGTAAGAAAACACTCTTTAAAATGTCAAGCAAGGACAGGACCACAGCAgctcctccttcccatctcctcacTCCTCATCTGCCCTCACATATGGCTCCACACGTTGGGGCTGAGCATGCATGTTCTGCGAGTCCGCCCAAAAGTGTCCTCCCTAATCTTACCTCTAAGCATGAAGACTATACCTGAGAATAACACAAATACAACACAGGGTTTTCGAGGGGGACACAGTGGCTGAGTGACCAGGGCTCCTGCTGCCGTCCAGGGCACACTGAAGGCTCACCCGAGTCACATAAGGCACCACGGTCCAACCACTCCTGAGAAAAGTGGTCTGGTCCTTGGCTCTAGACAGGCAACAGGGAACTCAATGCAGCTCCCATTTTGATAAAAGGGACACACAGTTTTTGCTTCTGCCCAGAGGCTAAATGTAACCCACCCAAGGCCATACATCCAGAACACAATCCTCAAGCACAGCAGtaccttctcccccttcctcaggCTTCAGCAGGAAcatttctgagtgctgggtgccTTTGTCCACGTCTTTCTTGACTCTCTGCAAAACACAGAAGTATTGAGAACCAGCCAGGCTGCAGCAGCACTCAACAGGAGCCGCAGTCCCATGGAGAGCACGGGTATGGCAGACCGATTTTAAAGCCACCACCAATGGCCAGTCATGCTGGATCACTGCAGTATGCTCTGCCACATAATTCCTGTGCATCCACAGGTTCGTACCATGTGGATGGACCCACACAGCACAGCGCAGCCATACCTCACTCTGGCTCCTACGTGTCATCAGAGGACACAGCTGCACTGGCACCGTGTGGAGAGAAGCAAGCCAACACCACTGACAGACCTCCTGGAGTTCAAACCCACAGATCCCGGGTCCTTAGCCTTCAGCCTCAAACAGTGATGCTGACCGGCTGTCAGCCCTGAGGCCACAACACATACATCTCCTACTCAGCACCCCAAGGCCCAGATAGCTGCTTGCCAAGATCATCACCCTGAGAAGGATGCCAgtccaattaaatgtcttcctgtaCTGTTTGTGCTTAAATTCTCAGTTTTAATGCACTTGATCTTGTGGTCTTTATGTCTACAAGAAAAACTGAGAGACAGCACAGAACCACTGTCCTGGCAGCTGCAGCTGCTCACCCTACCCAGGTCCGTGCAGAAGCTGCACTGATCAGAGGGACCAACCAGGCCACACAGTCCTCCTTTTCCCTATTGTTGCTTCTCTCCCCCAGGGTGCCATTCAGGTCCTACATGTTCTGCAGGCTGGCTAAGCTCTGCCCTAGGGAACCACTAGTTCCCCTTTCCATCTGTACTTCCCAGAAGGATGTGGCAggaatgggaggtgggaggtaAGCGGGCACacgaaaaaaaaaacattaaaaatcttaCTTGTGTCTCACTCCCTTAAGGCTGTTGGAGGAGTATCTGCcctcctttgaaaaaaaaaaaagcacaatacAGTTAAGCCTTTACTCCGAGAACGCACACCTGGACAATGTAGGAAATTCCTCCACTAAACCCCACCACGCTGCTCCACTCTACCAGAAAGGGAATAAGCATAACAGAACGGCGTCCGGGACAGATCTGATTTGCAAAGGAAGCGTGGGAGAGAGCGACCAGGTAAACCAGGGGTACCGGTGCGCGGAGGGGTACCGGAGAAACGAAAAGGCCTGAGGGCGCCGGGTTCGGTACAGGCCCGCCACCCACAAACCCCTGCACAACTCCGGCTCCCGGCCTCCCACCCGCAGCCCCAGGCCACGCCACGCCTCCCTCCACGACCGTCCCTCTGAGCCTCGCTCACCTCCTCCTTCCGCGAGCGCTTGGACACCTTCTTCTCCATCTTAGCCGCGCAGCGGCCCTTCTCTTTCTTGCCCTTCTTGCCCATCGCGCCGGTTCTGAAGCGGCACCTGGAGACGACGGAAGGCGAGTAAGCAGCGCGCGAAATAAAGGTCACTTCCTGTCCGTTTCTCTGGTGTTCCGGCGAGCTGCCGACTCCACGAGTACTTTGGGTCCGCCTTCCCGGCGCATCTTGGGACGCTTTAGCACGCGGCTGCTCCTGGATACACTACCTAAGTGGGAGACTCTCACCTAGACTGGAGCAAGTGGACTTCTGGACAGCTCATATCCCGAGAGAAATTTCCGTGCATTTAGGGGATTTCTGACCCAAGTTAAGGCAGCCTCATACCCTACCCCATGTAAATGTGCCAGTCGTTGTCAGGCTCTCGAGGCACTGCCCTGAGCGAGAGAACAACCCTTGACCTTCTGCAGGCGTGGCTCCTCTCCATGGGGAAGCCGGGGCTGATGAGGTCAATCTATCCTCCCAACGGTGCTCAATTTATAGTATGACAAATATGTGGTAGGAAACTATGCTCCAGAATTTGACTCCAATGGCAGAGTGGAAGACAGATCCTGCGGTTTGAAAAGGCAGAATGGAAATGCTCATTGCCTAGAGGGTGTCATCTTTGGGCTGTACTCAAGGAATGGGGCAAATTAAGGACAATGGCAAGCACAacatcaggcagagagaatacaaaTGAACTTCCTTCTTTATGGGAACACCGCCAAAGCATGGCCtttaaagaaactggcttggatCTGGCAACCACTAATCACTGAAGCTCTAAGGAGGCATGAGCACCCAGCTCATTCAAGATTTTTCTAGAAACCTAGTTCTTAAGAAAAttgcttttgagaaaaacaatggTGTTGTGTAATTTTTCCCAAAGAGATTCCCAGAAACAGAAGCCCACTTGCTCCAGTCTAGGTCAGAGTCCCCCACTTAGCTAGTGTATCCAGGAGCAGCTGCGTATTTTTACCCCAAATAGGACATCAAAAGAGAAATGCGGTCATTTTGGCAGCAGATACACTAGAGTTGGAGCAATGCAGGGATTATCATGGCCCCAAGATTCGTGAAGCCTTCCGTATTTTTCAAGGCTGAAACCAAGATTGTTATCCTCAGAAAGGTCTTCTGGACTAGAACCTGTCTGCAGTGCTGTCCTAGGACTGCACCCCCAACAGCTGCACCTCACTGTTCCCAAAGGAAAAGCCAATCAGGATGGTGTGTTTGCTCCCTCTTCAGACCTGTGGAAGGGAGAGCATATTCCCCGTGGAAGATTTAGAGGGATCTGAAAGAGGCCGGAATTGATGCTTTTATGGTCTGGAAGAATCTCCACGCTAAGTTGGAAAGCTCTTGGGTGATATGGGTCACAGGGATTCACGAGAGGTTGAAATTTTCATTACCAGGaccagggttttttttgggggggggggtaattgtTGTTattcgtttgcttgtttttttgagacagggtttctctgtgtagctctggctatccagaaactcactctgtagaccagactaacaacaaactcaagagatccacttgcctctgcctcttgagtgctgagatggGAATAGTGTGCCTGAAGGACAGAGTTCCACtacaaatgagagagaaaaaaagaggtgaaCCAGAGGAAAGCGCTCATGGTCTCCAGCATTGCTTGCAGATCCTGTGTGATGGCAGtgggagaaaaaacaaacaaacaaacaaacagaaaacagttaCCTGATCAGACAGAGACAGCAATACCGGCTGAGTCTCTAGACATCATCTTCATTGTAGCAACAGACTGCATCCTGCCCATTGCCCGGGGGAACATTATGTCTCCTTCTGTCCCCTTCTGTccccttctgtctccttctgtccCCTTATGTTGTCTCCTTAAAAACATTCCTTATCCTCCTTGACTTTTATAAGAATATTAGGTAACTTCCAAGTAGCAGTACAGAGGACATCACATCAGTACACTGTATAAGACAGCGCTCCTTCTTCAGGCCTGTAGAAGGGAGCATGTATTCCCTGTGGAAGATTTAGAGAGATCTGGAAGCAGCCAGGCTTAATGCTCTTATTATCTGAAAGACTCTCAGAGCTAAACTGGAGAGCTCTGGTAATACATGTCACAGTGATTCacaagaggtggaaattttcagTACCGAGGAGGAAATGAAATAGAACAGCTAAAGTGAGATCAGAATCCTAAAATAGTGGAAATATTAAGTACCAAGTCCTATTTTAGAAAAATTCttacttttgaaaatttaatagcTTGTCTTAAATGTAATGTCACATTTAGACTCTTGGATGTAGGTGGCCAGGCGCCCTCTGCTGCCTTCAACTTGAAGTTCAGAGGAGGAAAAAGTCCATTCCTGATAGAGGGCTGGAAGGAGAGGTTACTGACTGCTAACCGCCTTCACCACAAATGACCAAGGTGACTGGAAGTTTTGAATCACTCAGTTAACATTTACTGAAAGTTCTACAGGGTGAAAAGTCATTCCAGGCCACAAGAGGCACACCAGAGAGCAGGCTTTCTCCTGTCCAGACAGACAAATATATGAAGACACCCGCCAAAGAAGTCAAGTGCAAATAAGTCAAGTCTTATTCTTATGCAAATAAGAACGGGGGctggtggggatggagagatggctcagcagttaagaacgctGGGTCAGTCCCCTCTCCCCCCTCACcggcacccatgtggtggctcaaaaccatctagcGACCActcctggcttcctcaggcactgcacGTTTAGCACGTGGCTCATAGATGTGCATGCaaacaaagcactcatacacataaaacaagaatacgtaaaataaaaaaggggggctagagagatggctcagaggttaagagcattggctgttcttccagagggcctgaacTCAGtgcctagcaaccacatggtgactcgcaaccatctatagtgagatctggtgccctcttctaacgtgcaggcagaacaccgtatacataataaataaacaaatgaatgaatgaatgaacaaacaaacaaacaaacaaataaatctttaagaagaaataaataaaatagaagaaaccaggaggtggtggcgcacacctttaatcccagcactcaggaggcagaggcaggtgaatctttcacttacaggccagcctggtttataaagcaaattccataagagccagagctacacagagaaaccctgtctccaaaaaaaaaaaaaaaagaaaaaaaagaaaaaaaaacaaatgaaaagaaaggaaaagaaaaaaatgaatgaaaggaaggaaagatataaAGGGTAGAGAGCGATGGGATGCAAAGAGAAAGCCGCACAATAGATGTTGTGTCTCGATTTCTAGTTGTTTGGGGTGGAGGGACATAAATCCATCTTTGCATCACCCTGAAAGCTACATTCTTCCTCTTCGGGGCATTACTTAATGACCTGCTCTCCGGAGATCTTTTATGTTATCCCCGGGCCCTGTGCTAGGCAAGTTCTCTCCCACTAACCTACATCCTAACCCTGTCTCATCGGCTTTTTGTTACTCACCTCTAATCTCTGCTTCTGTAGTTGGAAAATGCGCTCCTGGTGCGCTCCAGCTCATCCGTGAGTTTGAGGATGTTTGGTGTGCTCCTGGAGTGATGGATTCTGCCACGGAGTTCTGCTGCTGTCGTGTGTAGTTGATCAATTAACTGATTGGTTAGAAATTCATTGTTTAGACTTTCCatggtagtggttctcaaccttccgatGCAGCAACCCTttcacacagttcctcatgttgtggggaccccccaaccataaaatcatttccattgctacttcataactgtaattttgccatgcatatgaattgtaatgtcaatatctgtgttttctgatggtcttaggtgatccctgtgaaaggaccccccccccccacacacacacacacaggtttgagacccacaggttgagaaacactctTCTATGGACTTATATATTATTGTTGACTTCTTCTACTTGTTTGAGTCAAACCCAGAGTGGGGAATATTTCCAACCCTAGAAAAGATTTATGTAGCTATTTTTGTAAACAAGAAACTACATGTGCTTAAAGTATGCACACGTGGCTATGCTGGAGCAGGTAGATGCTGAGAAACAGGAGGGACCTATATTTGGCCCTGCCTTCACGG
This is a stretch of genomic DNA from Arvicola amphibius chromosome 15, mArvAmp1.2, whole genome shotgun sequence. It encodes these proteins:
- the LOC119802236 gene encoding kelch domain-containing protein 4-like, giving the protein MGKKGKKEKGRCAAKMEKKVSKRSRKEERVKKDVDKGTQHSEMFLLKPEEGGEGKWTWTRINPSGVKPTPRSGFSVALAPNHQILVFGGVCDEEEEESLEGSFFSDLHIYDPARSRWFTAQLKGPKSEKKKRRRGKVEDHEGATEEESGGTGAPEPLEVIKEVVAEDGTVITIKQVLAPSGLPVRPPPKAEDSALEASSTGQEPCPRSNAMLAVKHGLLYVYGGMFEAGDRQVTLSDLYCLDLHKMEEWKTLVEMDPTLLEPSPRRPGMPDKDAMGVSHYTYEGALTCKLRMEQHGPVTLSS